One stretch of Scophthalmus maximus strain ysfricsl-2021 chromosome 12, ASM2237912v1, whole genome shotgun sequence DNA includes these proteins:
- the LOC118284285 gene encoding cytochrome P450 26B1, protein MLFDSFDLVSALATLAACLVSMALLLAVSQQLWQLRWTATRDKNCKLPMPKGSMGFPFIGETCHWLLQGSGFHASRRQKYGNVFKTHLLGRPLIRVTGADNVRKVLMGEHTLVTVDWPQSTSTLLGPNSLANSIGDIHRKRRKVFAKVFSHEALESYLPKIQQVIQESLRVWSSNPEPINVYRESQRLSFTMAVRVLLGFRVSEEEMRHLFSTFQDFVDNLFSLPIDLPFSGYRKGIRARDILQKSIEKAIREKPLRSQGKDYSDALDVLMESAKENGTELTMQELKESTIELIFAAFATTASASTSLIMQLLRHPAVLERLREELRARGLLHNGCLCPEGELRLDTIVSLKYLDCVIKEVLRLFTPVSGAYRTAMQTFELDGVQIPKGWSVMYSIRDTHDTSAVFKDVDAFDPDRFSQERGEDKEGRFHYLPFGGGVRSCLGKQLATLFLRILAIELASTSRFELATRQFPRVITVPVVHPVDGLKVKFYGLDSNQNEIMAKSEELLGATV, encoded by the exons ATGCTGTTCGACAGCTTCGACCTCGTGTCGGCTCTGGCCACCCTGGCCGCCTGCCTGGTGTCCATGGCGCTGCTGCTCGCCGTGTCGCAGCAGCTGTGGCAGCTCCGCTGGACGGCGACGCGCGACAAGAACTGCAAGCTGCCCATGCCCAAGGGCTCCATGGGCTTCCCCTTCATCGGCGAGACCTGCCACTGGCTCCTGCAG GGTTCGGGCTTCCACGCGTCGCGGCGACAGAAGTACGGCAACGTGTTCAAGACGCACCTGCTGGGCCGCCCGCTGATCCGGGTGACGGGCGCCGACAACGTGCGCAAGGTGCTGATGGGCGAGCACACGCTGGTGACGGTGGACTGGCCGCAGAGCACGTCCACGCTGCTCGGGCCCAACTCGCTCGCCAACAGCATCGGGGACATCCACCGCAAGAGGCGGAAG gTGTTTGCCAAAGTGTTCAGCCACGAGGCGCTGGAGTCCTACCTGCCCAAAATCCAGCAGGTCATCCAGGAGAGCCTCCGAGTGTGGAGCTCCAATCCCGAGCCCATCAACGTCTACAG GGAGAGCCAGAGGCTGTCGTTCACCATGGCGGTGCGAGTGCTGCTGGGCTTCAGGGTgtcggaggaggagatgaggcaTCTGTTCTCAACGTTTCAAGACTTCGTCGACAACCTCTTCAGCCTGCCCATAGATCTGCCGTTCAGCGGCTACAGAAAG GGAATCCGTGCGCGGGACATCCTGCAGAAAAGCATAGAGAAGGCCATCAGGGAGAAGCCGCTGCGCTCCCAGGGGAAGGATTACAGCGACGCGCTGGACGTCCTGATGGAGAGCGCCAAAGAGAACGGCACCGAGCTCACCATGCAGGAACTGAAG GAGTCGACCATCGAGCTGATCTTCGCCGCCTTCGCCACCACCGCCAGCGCCAGCACCTCGCTCATCATGCAGCTCCTCCGCCACCCCGCGGTGCTGGAGCGCCTGCGGGAGGAGCTGAGGGCCCGGGGCCTCCTCCACAACGGCTGCCTCTGCCCCGAAGGAGAGCTGAGGCTGGACACCATCGTGAGCCTCAAGTACCTGGACTGCGTCATCAAGGAGGTGCTGAGGCTCTTCACGCCCGTGTCGGGGGCCTATCGAACCGCCATGCAGACCTTCGAACTCGAC GGAGTCCAGATCCCCAAGGGCTGGAGCGTGATGTACAGCATCCGGGACACCCACGACACTTCCGCCGTCTTTAAGGACGTGGACGCCTTCGACCCCGACCGCTTCAGCCAGGAGCGGGGAGAAGACAAAGAGGGACGCTTCCACTACCTGCCCTTCGGCGGCGGCGTGCGGTCCTGTCTGGGGAAGCAGCTCGCCACCCTCTTCCTCCGCATCCTCGCCATCGAGCTGGCCAGCACCAGCCGCTTCGAGCTTGCCACCCGGCAGTTCCCCCGCGTGATCACGGTACCCGTGGTCCACCCCGTCGACGGGCTGAAGGTCAAGTTCTACGGCCTGGACTCCAACCAGAACGAAATCATGGCCAAGTCGGAAGAGCTGCTGGGGGCAACCGTTTGA